In the genome of Methylococcus sp. EFPC2, the window GCTTAATCTGGTAGGGCGGGTTAGGCGCAGCCGTAACCCGCCGAATTGTTTGAACGGTGGGTTACGCTGCGCTAACCCACCCTACCTCTGAGGAGATTGCAATCCGTGAATATTCATGAATATCAGGCGAAGGAACTGCTTAAAACCTACGGCGTATCCGTCCCCGCCGGTGCGGTGGCTTACTCGGACAAGCAGGCGGCCCAGGTGGCCGAGGAAATCGGCGGCAGCCGCTGGGTGGTCAAGGCCCAGATCCATGCCGGCGGCCGCGGCAAGGCCGGCGGTGTGAAAGTGGTCGACAGCATCGACGAGGTTCGCAAGGCTGCCGACACGCTGATCGGCACGCACCTGGTTACCCATCAGACCGGCCCCGAAGGCACGCTGGTGCAGCGGGTGTGGATAGAGCAGGCCAGCCAGATCAAGCAGGAATACTACCTGGGCTTCGTCATCGATCGGGCCACCCAGCGCATCACCTTGATCGCTTCCGCCGAGGGCGGCGTGGAGATCGAAGAGGTCGCCAAGCATCATCCGGAAAAAATCATCAAGGAAGTGGTCGATCCGGCCATCGGCCTGCTCGACTTTCAGTGCCGCAAGGTCGCCACGTCCATCGGCCTGAAGGGCAAGCTGATGCAGCAGGCCGTCAAGCTGATGAAATCCATCTACCGCTGCATGCGCGACCGCGACGCCTTGCAGGCCGAAATCAATCCTCTGGCCGTGGTGTCTTCGGACGGTCAGGACCGTTTGATCGTGCTGGATGCCAAGTTCAACTTCGACGACAACGCCTTGTACCGCCAGGCGGCAGTCGCCGAACTGCGCGACCTGGCCGAGGAGGATCCGAAAGAGGTCGAGGCCACCGGTCACGGCCTCAATTACATCGCCCTGGACGGCAACATCGGCTGCATCGTCAACGGCGCGGGCCTGGCCATGGCCTCGCTGGACGCGATCACCCTGCATGGCGGCAAGCCGGCCAATTTCCTGGACGTCGGCGGCGGCGCCTCGCCGGAGAAGGTCACCAACGCCTGCCGTATCGTGCTGGAGGACGCCAACGTCAAATGCATCCTGGTCAACATCTTCGCCGGCATCAACCGCTGCGACTGGATCGCCCAGGGCCTGATCCAGGCCTGCAACGCCTTGCAGATCAAGGTCCCCTTGATCGTGCGCCTGGCCGGCACCAACGTTGAGGAGGGCCGTAAGATCCTGGCGGAATCGGGCCTGTCATTCATCACGGTGGAAAATCTGGATGCCGCCGCGGCCAAGGCCGTCGAAATCGTCAACGGGTGAAGCAATGAGCGTATTTGTAAACAAGAACTCCAAGGTCATATTCCAGGGCTTCACCGGCGAACACGCCACCTTCCACGCCCAGGACGCCATCAAGATCGGCACCAACGTGGTCGGCGGCGTCACGCCCGGCAAAGGCGGCACCACCCATCTGGGCCTGCCGGTTTTCGACACCGTGGCCGAGGCGGTAAAGGCGACCGGGGCGGACGTTTCCGCCGTGTTTGTGCCGCCGCCCTTCAATGCCGACGCGCTGATGGAAGCCATAGACGCCGGCATCAAGGTGGCCGTCACCATCGCCGACGGCATCCCCATCCATGACATGATCCGCCTGCAGCGCTATCGCGTCGGACGGGATACCCTGGTCATCGGTCCGAACACGCCCGGCATCATCACGCCCGGCGAGTGCAAGGTCGGCATCATGCCGTCTCACATCTATAAGAAGGGCAATGTCGGCATCGTGTCCCGCTCCGGTACGCTGAACTACGAGGCGACCGAGCAGATGCTGGCTCTCGGCCTCGGCATCACCACCTCGGTCGGCATCGGCGGCGATCCCATCAACGGCATGGACTTCGTGACCGTGCTGCGGGCTTTCGAGCACGACCCGGAAACCAAGGCCGTGGTCATGATCGGCGAGATCGGCGGGCCGCAGGAAGTCGCCGCCGCACGCTGGGCCAAGGAAAACATGAAGAAACCGGTGATCGGCTTCGTCGCCGGCGTCGCCGCTCCGGCCGGCCGCCGCATGGGTCATGCGGGCGCCATCATTTCCAGCGAGGCCGACACCGCCGCTGCCAAGATGGACGCCATGGAGGCCTTGGGGCTCTATGTCGCCCGCAATCCCGCGCACATCGGCCAAACCGTCTTGCGCGCCATGCAGGAGCACGGCATCGCCCCCTGATCCTTCGTATCAGGGGGAAGCAAAAAAACCGGCCTAGTGCCGGTTTTTTTGTGGCGGGCGAAACTCCGGTCCGCACTTTCCATTATGCTAAGCCCCGTTCGATGGTAACGTTGCGGGATTCCCATGAAGCGACGTATAGGGTTGCCGATTCTAAGCGGATGCCTAGGCGTCTTGCTGGCGGGTTTAGGCTGCATGGTCGGAACGCCGGCCTGGGCGGAACCGATCTACCGCTGCGTCAGCGCTTCCGGCCGGCCGGCTTATGTGGCGAATCCGACCGGGTTGTCCAATTGCCAACCTGTCGAGGTGAAGGTCGACGAACCCAGCCCGGAAGACGTCAGGCGGGTGCAGGAAGAAAAGAGGCGCAAGGACGAGGAAGTCCGCATCAACGAGGAAAAAACCCGCGAAGAACGCCTGATCCGTGCGCGCGAAGCGGAAGCGGAGGCCGCCCGGCGGCGGGCCCGCGCGGCCGAGGACGAGGTGCGGCTGTTGAAGCAGCGCCAGGCGGATCAGTACCGGCAGGACAATTCGCCTTATTGGCCTTATCCCATCTATATTCCGCAGCAACCGCGCATGCCGCATCGGCATCCCGATGCGCCCAGGCCCTCGTCCCCGCCGCCGGCGAGAGCGCCTCAGCCTTTCGGCGTCCCGCCGCAGCCGCCGGGAAATCGCTAGATCATCCCCAGTTGCAGCTTGGCGATTTCCGACATCATGTCGCGCGACCAGGGCGGGTCGAACACGACCTCGACGTTCACCGCCGCCACGCCGGGCAGGTTTTTTACCGCCAACTCGACATCGTGTTGCAGGATGGGCCCCATGCCGCAACCGGGCGCGGTGAGGGTCATGGTGACGTCGACGGCGTGGCCGCCTTCCGGAAGCGCTTTGACCTTGCAGTGATAGACGAGTCCCAGGTCGACGATGTTGACCGGGATTTCCGGGTCGAAGATGGTCTTCATGACTTCCCAGGCATTCTTCTCCACCGTTTCGGCATCTTCGCCCGGCTCCAGATGGCTGAGACTGGGCGGTTCCTTGCCGATGGCATCGGCGTCCGCGCCGGCGATGCGTACCATGTAGCCCCGCTCGGTGGTGACGGTGAAATTGCCGCCCAGGGATTGAAATAGCGTGACGACGTGGCCTTGGGGCAGGACGGTGGGGGAGCCGTCCGGAATTTGAACGACATTGACATCGCGTTGCAGGACGATGCTTTCACGACCGTACATGGGGAACTCCGGGTATAGATGCGTGGGATGGTTCAGGAGCGGTCAATCAACCACTCTTTAGGGGCCGTCGTAGCCGATCCGAGCAGGCTGGCGAGGGTTTCCGCGAGATCGTCGGGCCTGCGGCGTTGTTCGGGGTGCTCGCCGGGGTGGGTGTGCCGGCGGATGGGGCTGTCTATTGCTCCCGGAATCAGCAGGTGGGCGCGCACCCGGCCTTCGCCTTCCAGTTCCTGGGCGAGCATGCGGGCCAGGGCTTCCAGGGCGATCTTGGCCAATCCGTATCCGCCCCAATAGGCCTGACCACGGCGGGCCGAGGCGTCGCTGGTGAAGACGACGGCCGCATCGCCGGTTTGCCGCAGCAGCGGAAGCAGGGCGCGCGTGAGGCCATGGGCCGCGCTCAGGTTGACCCGCAGCAAATGTTCCAGACCGGCCTGGGTCAAGTCGGCCAGCGGCCCGAGATTGCCGGGGGCCGCCGCGCAATGCAGTATCCCGTGTAGTCCGCCGAACTGTCCCAGGAGGATGTCCGCCAGTTCGGCATGGTCGGCGTCGCCCGCCTTGGCCAGATCGAGCGGATACAAGGCCGGCTGACGGTGACCATGCGATACCAATTCGTCGGAAAGCGTTTCGAGCTTGCTGACTACCCGGTCCAGCAGCACCAGTTGCGCGCCCCGCTCGGCGCAGGCTCTGGCCGCCACGC includes:
- the sucD gene encoding succinate--CoA ligase subunit alpha, translating into MSVFVNKNSKVIFQGFTGEHATFHAQDAIKIGTNVVGGVTPGKGGTTHLGLPVFDTVAEAVKATGADVSAVFVPPPFNADALMEAIDAGIKVAVTIADGIPIHDMIRLQRYRVGRDTLVIGPNTPGIITPGECKVGIMPSHIYKKGNVGIVSRSGTLNYEATEQMLALGLGITTSVGIGGDPINGMDFVTVLRAFEHDPETKAVVMIGEIGGPQEVAAARWAKENMKKPVIGFVAGVAAPAGRRMGHAGAIISSEADTAAAKMDAMEALGLYVARNPAHIGQTVLRAMQEHGIAP
- the sucC gene encoding ADP-forming succinate--CoA ligase subunit beta, translating into MNIHEYQAKELLKTYGVSVPAGAVAYSDKQAAQVAEEIGGSRWVVKAQIHAGGRGKAGGVKVVDSIDEVRKAADTLIGTHLVTHQTGPEGTLVQRVWIEQASQIKQEYYLGFVIDRATQRITLIASAEGGVEIEEVAKHHPEKIIKEVVDPAIGLLDFQCRKVATSIGLKGKLMQQAVKLMKSIYRCMRDRDALQAEINPLAVVSSDGQDRLIVLDAKFNFDDNALYRQAAVAELRDLAEEDPKEVEATGHGLNYIALDGNIGCIVNGAGLAMASLDAITLHGGKPANFLDVGGGASPEKVTNACRIVLEDANVKCILVNIFAGINRCDWIAQGLIQACNALQIKVPLIVRLAGTNVEEGRKILAESGLSFITVENLDAAAAKAVEIVNG
- a CDS encoding SDR family NAD(P)-dependent oxidoreductase, whose protein sequence is MSRPAESASLAGRCILITGAGGGLGGVAARACAERGAQLVLLDRVVSKLETLSDELVSHGHRQPALYPLDLAKAGDADHAELADILLGQFGGLHGILHCAAAPGNLGPLADLTQAGLEHLLRVNLSAAHGLTRALLPLLRQTGDAAVVFTSDASARRGQAYWGGYGLAKIALEALARMLAQELEGEGRVRAHLLIPGAIDSPIRRHTHPGEHPEQRRRPDDLAETLASLLGSATTAPKEWLIDRS
- the sufT gene encoding putative Fe-S cluster assembly protein SufT, giving the protein MYGRESIVLQRDVNVVQIPDGSPTVLPQGHVVTLFQSLGGNFTVTTERGYMVRIAGADADAIGKEPPSLSHLEPGEDAETVEKNAWEVMKTIFDPEIPVNIVDLGLVYHCKVKALPEGGHAVDVTMTLTAPGCGMGPILQHDVELAVKNLPGVAAVNVEVVFDPPWSRDMMSEIAKLQLGMI